In Vitis vinifera cultivar Pinot Noir 40024 chromosome 17, ASM3070453v1, one genomic interval encodes:
- the LOC100241687 gene encoding uncharacterized protein LOC100241687: protein MAPFFPSSSLAISFDRNPTIEAISMEEAIKDQPSVHGKSKLRYPLRSATKSKEEKQSTADTSNSSATKRGRIVSKVSQSVSVLDSSTKDTAAKPPRRFSIPAKSNVSPHMKPAGNITPISETRAKRSVTNQGKIATPVSDVSKSGNRRNSSYISSATYWLSQIKLSESAAMHSISLGFFKLALEAGCKPLQRMREELKSYARRNSLGELGESVKELFSSYEISENLEQLQVSETCSQVPGEGTRSSDDDVHSSSSTRSTRKLKPKSLNTDAAQVSSVTESANKETTQKNNPATRVRGSLNKNSVNTRSVSDSGSRNLQRKPQKPSKQDSKTEKVVIKKQGKKSANEEGPVNSLPTEETTLQENKENMDAPLMEETSLTEVM from the exons ATGGCTCCCTTCTTTCCTTCGTCATCATTAGCAATTTCATTTGATCGCAATCCCACAATCGAAGCCATTTCTATGGAGGAGGCCATCAAAGATCAGCCCTCTGTTCATG GGAAGTCTAAACTTCGGTATCCTCTGAGATCCGCTACTAAATCCAAGGAGGAGAAACAATCGACGGCagatacttcaaactcttctgcaACCAAgag GGGAAGAATTGTCTCAAAGGTCAGTCAGAGTGTTAGTGTCCTCGACAGCTCTACCAAGGACACAGCAGCCAAGCCGCCTAGAAGATTTTCTATTCCTGCCAAGTCAAATGTCAGCCCCCACATGAAACCGGCTGGCAACATTACTCCAATTTCTGAGACTAGGGCCAAGAGGTCTGTTACCAATCAAGGGAAAATTGCCACACCAGTTTCTGATGTTTCCAAATCAGGGAACCGCAGGAACTCCAGCTATATATCCTCAGCAACATATTGGTTGTCACAGATTAAGCTATCTGAATCTGCTGCTATGCACTCAATTTCACTTGGTTTCTTCAAACTTGCCTTGGAGGCTGGATGTAAG CCTCTCCAGAGAATGCGTGAAGAGCTAAAGTCTTATGCACGCCGGAATAGCCTTGGTGAACTCGGAGAATCTGTGAAAGAATTATTCAGTAGTTATGAAATTTCAGAGAACTTGGAGCAGTTGCAGGTTTCTGAAACTTGTTCTCAGGTGCCTGGAGAGGGAACTCGATCATCTGATGATGATGTTCACAGCTCTTCTTCTACTAGGAGCACTAGGAAACTGAAACCAAAGTCCTTGAACACTGATGCTGCTCAAGTTTCTTCAGTCACAGAATCCGCCAATAAGGAGACTACTCAGAAGAATAATCCTGCAACTAGAGTCAGGGGGTCATTGAATAAGAATTCAGTGAATACAAGATCGGTTTCTGACTCTGGGAGCCGTAACTTACAAAGGAAACCCCAGAAGCCAAGTAAGCAAGACTCTAAAACAGAGAAGGTTGTGATAAAGAAACAAGGAAAGAAATCTGCAAATGAAGAAG GTCCAGTCAATTCTTTGCCAACAGAGGAAACAACACttcaagaaaacaaagaaaacatg GATGCCCCTCTGATGGAAGAAACTAGTTTGACTGAAGTAATGTAG
- the LOC100246805 gene encoding ubiquitin-conjugating enzyme E2 2 has protein sequence MSTPARKRLMRDFKRLQQDPPAGISGAPQDNNIMLWNAVIFGPDDTPWDGGTFKLTLQFSEEYPNKPPTVRFVSRMFHPNIYADGSICLDILQNQWSPIYDVAAILTSIQSLLCDPNPNSPANSEAARMFSENKREYNRRVREIVEQSWTAD, from the exons ATGTCGACCCCAGCTAGGAAGAGGTTGATGAGAGATTTTAAGAGGTTGCAACAGGACCCCCCTGCCGGCATCAGTGGAGCTCCCCAAGACAACAATATAATGCTTTGGAATGCTGTTATATTTGG TCCAGATGACACTCCATGGGATGGAG GTACGTTTAAATTGACACTTCAGTTTTCGGAGGAGTATCCAAACAAACCACCAACAGTGCGATTTGTTTCCCGTATGTTCCATCCAAATA TCTATGCAGATGGAAGTATTTGTCTCGATATTCTACAAAATCAGTGGAGTCCTATATATGATGTAGCAGCTATACTTACGTCTATTCAG TCACTGCTCTGTGATCCCAACCCCAATTCTCCTGCAAATTCAGAAGCTGCTCGGATGTTTAGTGAGAATAAGCGTGAGTACAACAGAAGAGTGAGGGAAATTGTTGAGCAGAGCTGGACAGCGGACTAA